The following coding sequences lie in one Spinacia oleracea cultivar Varoflay chromosome 1, BTI_SOV_V1, whole genome shotgun sequence genomic window:
- the LOC110796750 gene encoding translation factor GUF1 homolog, mitochondrial, producing the protein MGLLSRLSRTRKLIKQIPTLTYPLISPIRTTNIQPESKLGLTSSYCSKSRNSHKDNDIDLSQYAPERIRNFSIIAHIDHGKSTLADRLLELTGTIRKGHGQPQYLDKLQVERERGITVKAQTATMFYKYNRQVATSASTEDTSAFLLNLIDTPGHVDFSYEVSRSLAACQGALLVVDAAQGVQAQTVANFYLAFESNLSIIPVINKIDQPTADPDRVMAQLKSMFDLEPKDALLTSAKTGQGLEHILPAVIERIPPPPGNVGTALRMLLLDSYYDEYKGVICHVAIVDGTLRKGEKISSVATGQTYEVLDVGFMHPELVPTGMLFTGQVGYVVSGMRSTKEARIGDTLFHARSVVEPLPGFKPARHMVFSGLYPADGSDFEALSHAIERLTCNDASVCVSKETSMALGLGFRCGFLGLLHMDVFHQRLEQEYGARIISTVPTVPYIFEYSDGSKIEVQNPASLPSDPKKRVTACWEPTVIATIIIPSEYIGPVMTLCSDRRGEQLEYSFIDSQRVFLKYRLPLREMVVDFYDQLKSITSGYASFDYEDSEYQSADLVKLDILLNGQPVDAMATIIHNLKAQRVGRLLVEKLKQAIDRQMFEITIQAAIGTKVVARETLTALRKNVLAKCYGGDVSRKRKLLEKQKEGKKRMKRVGSVDVPQEAFHELLKVS; encoded by the exons ATGGGTTTACTCAGTAGACTCTCAAGAACTCGAAAATTAATCAAACAAATTCCAACCCTAACTTACCCACTAATTTCTCCGATAAGAACAACAAACATTCAACCAGAGAGTAAATTAGGATTGACAAGTTCATATTGTTCAAAATCTAGGAATTCCCACAAAGATAATGACATAGATTTGAGCCAATACGCACCTGAAAGAATCCGCAATTTTTCGATTATAGCTCATATTGATCATGGTAAATCGACGCTTGCAGACCGATTGTTGGAACTTACGGGCACTATCAGGAAGGGCCATGGTCAGCCTCAGTACCTTGACAAGCTTCAG gtggagagagaaagagggatTACGGTTAAAGCGCAGACTGCTACTATGTTCTACAAGTACAACCGTCAAGTAGCGACTAGTGCCAGTACAGAAGATACCTCAGCATTTTTACTAAATTTGATTGATACACCTGGCCATGTTGATTTTAGCTATGAGGTATCAAGATCGTTAGCTGCTTGCCAAGGGGCTCTGTTAGTTGTTGATGCTGCTCAAGGGGTTCAAGCACAGACTGTTGCCAACTTTTATCTTGCTTTTGAGTCAAATCTGTCAATAATACCAGTCATAAACAAAATTGATCAGCCTACAGCTGACCCTGATCGTGTTATGGCCCAGCTCAAGTCCATGTTTGATCTGGAACCAAAAGATGCACTCCTCACATCTGCTAAAACAGGGCAGGGTCTTGAGCACATACTTCCTGCAGTAATAGAACGAATACCTCCTCCCCCAGGAAATGTTGGTACTGCTTTACGTATGCTTTTGTTGGATTCATATTATGATGAATACAAAGGAGTTATATGCCATGTGGCTATTGTTGATGGCACATTGCGTAAAGGTGAGAAGATTTCATCTGTGGCAACTGGACAAACTTATGAAGTTTTAGATGTTGGGTTCATGCATCCAGAGCTTGTGCCTACTGGAATGCTTTTCACTGGCCAAGTGGGTTATGTGGTCAGTGGAATGCGTTCAACCAAAGAGGCACGCATTGGTGATACCTTGTTTCATGCCCGTTCTGTTGTTGAGCCTCTACCAG GTTTCAAGCCTGCAAGACATATGGTGTTCTCTGGTTTATATCCAGCTGATGGATCCGATTTTGAAGCACTTAGTCACGCAATTGAACGGCTGACATGCAATGATGCCAGTGTTTGCGTCTCAAAAGAAACTAGCATGGCACTTGGCTTAGGTTTCAG gtgtgGTTTCTTAGGTTTACTTCACATGGATGTTTTCCATCAACGCCTCGAGCAA GAATACGGAGCTCGAATAATATCCACTGTTCCAACGGTGCCATATATATTTGAATACTCTGATGGAAG CAAAATTGAAGTCCAAAATCCTGCTTCTTTGCCGTCTGATCCTAAAAAACGAGTGACAGCTTGTTGGGAACCTACAGTTATAGCTACCATTATTATCCCTAGTGA GTATATTGGGCCTGTTATGACCCTTTGCTCTGATCGTCGGGGAGAGCAGCTCGAGTACTCCTTTATAGATAG TCAAAGGGTGTTCTTGAAGTACCGATTACCATTGCGGGAAATGGTTGTTGACTTCTATGATCAACTGAAAAGCATTACTTCAGGATATGCTTCATTCGACTATGAAGATTCAGA GTATCAATCCGCTGATTTAGTGAAACTTGATATTCTTTTGAATGGACAACCAGTTGATGCAATGGCAACCATTATCCATAATTTGAAGGCACAACGTGTGGGTCGGCTATTAGTGGAGAAGTTAAAGCAAGCCATAGACAG GCAAATGTTTGAAATAACAATTCAAGCTGCAATTGGAACAAAGGTCGTTGCAAGGGAGAC GTTAACTGCTTTGAGGAAGAACGTGCTAGCCAAATGCTATGGTGGTGATGTTTCTAGGAAGAGAAAGCTATTAGAGAAGCAAAAGGAAGGAAAGAAACGAATGAAGCGTGTTGGTTCAGTCGATGTACCACAGGAAGCATTCCATGAGCTCTTGAAGGTTTCATAG